The following are encoded in a window of Salvelinus fontinalis isolate EN_2023a chromosome 40, ASM2944872v1, whole genome shotgun sequence genomic DNA:
- the LOC129839876 gene encoding uncharacterized protein LOC129839876, which translates to MPDHQSGQKDSTMESLNLHFASPNNNNDLDIDTYSNYSESLPPLSPRPGDDDVPRRQTKGGSKNSMSSRRKREFISDEKKDASYWEKRRKNNEAAKRSREKRRMNDMVLENRVMALNDENSRLKTELLQLKLRFGLISTASYMEKSQQLSNSGNGQSSAGNPYFSSSGYSSACGNTLLNSDSSEAEQSTRGERHTPLPKYSPRGSLSDGCMSDDSSSPEPMGYEIKMESNDTDMDAGLPTGISFNGGHQHRSQEADCAMDFHHNHQNNNRQESASPAPQQVAAPAQRSVIQMYRSPSSSYMESQNQRQAEDMEQQQSQVQQSRQSENTETITEEVQRYRAREEQQRHQETQRSQYSSYQTQDGGHKEGFAPELLHHSREEGNKSSHSSNQHHINNAYLSTLDEEEPPVLTYEGGPRAGEGYYTESHSGKDTSSSDGDQRSSDKEGGSTSDDESPSSSSSEVGSYNQRATSQTSVPQSQSGDDQATYLPHKLRLKYRALSNQGEAPNRSPASSTSPSPSHPQHPYLALPSNHQHGGHSNGENKEAENESEFC; encoded by the coding sequence ATGCCAGATCACCAATCTGGTCAAAAGGACTCAACAATGGAAAGCCTGAATCTTCACTTTGCATCgcccaacaacaacaacgaccTGGACATAGACACATACTCTAACTACAGCGAGAGCCTCCCGCCACTGTCTCCCAGACCCGGCGACGATGACGTCCCGCGCCGCCAGACCAAAGGCGGCTCAAAGAACAGCATGTCCAGCCGTCGCAAGCGAGAGTTCATCTCCGACGAAAAGAAGGACGCTTCCTACTGGGAGAAGCGGCGCAAGAACAACGAGGCGGCCAAGCGTtccagagagaagaggaggatgaacgACATGGTGCTGGAGAACCGTGTGATGGCGCTGAATGATGAGAACAGCCGTCTGAAGACGGAACTCCTGCAGCTGAAGCTTCGCTTCGGCCTCATCAGCACTGCTTCCTACATGGAGAAGAGCCAGCAGCTCTCCAACAGCGGAAACGGACAGTCCAGTGCTGGTAACCCCTACTTCTCCAGTAGCGGGTACTCCAGTGCCTGTGGTAACACTCTGCTGAACTCCGACTCGTCCGAAGCAGAACAGTCCACCAGAGGGGAACGCCACACCCCACTCCCAAAATACTCCCCAAGAGGATCCCTCTCCGACGGGTGCATGTCTGACGACTCCTCCAGTCCCGAGCCCATGGGCTATGAGATCAAGATGGAGTCCAACGACACTGACATGGATGCTGGTCTCCCCACTGGGATCTCCTTCAACGGTGGCCACCAACACAGGTCCCAAGAGGCCGACTGTGCCATGGACTTCCACCACAACCACCAGAACAACAACCGCCAGGAGTCTGCCAGCCCAGCACCCCAGCAGGTAGCAGCCCCAGCCCAGAGGAGTGTGATCCAGATGTACcgctcccccagctcctcctatATGGAGAGCCAGAACCAGAGGCAAGCAGAAGACATGGAACAACAACAGTCCCAGGTCCAACAAAGCAGACAGTCCGAGAACACAGAGACCATCACAGAGGAGGTCCAAAGGTACCGAGCCCGCGAGGAGCAGCAAAGACATCAGGAGACACAGAGAAGCCAGTACAGCTCTTATCAGACCCAAGATGGCGGCCACAAGGAAGGATTCGCCCCAGAGCTCCTCCACCACAGTAGAGAAGAAGGCAACAAGTCAAGCCACTCCTCCAACCAGCACCACATCAACAACGCCTATCTCAGTACCCTGGATGAGGAGGAGCCCCCAGTGCTCACTTACGAGGGCGGCCCCAGGGCCGGAGAGGGCTACTACACAGAGTCCCACTCTGGGAAAGACACTTCGTCTAGTGATGGCGATCAAAGGAGCTCAGACAAAGAAGGTGGTTCCACTAGCGATGACGAGTCACCGTCATCTTCCTCTTCCGAGGTCGGAAGCTACAACCAGAGGGCGACATCACAGACGTCGGTGCCACAGAGTCAGAGTGGAGACGATCAGGCCACCTACCTGCCCCACAAGCTCCGTCTGAAATACAGAGCGCTGTCCAATCAGGGGGAGGCGCCAAACAGAAGCCCCGCCTCCTCcacatccccctccccctctcatccccAGCATCCCTACCTGGCCCTGCCTAGCAACCACCAACATGGCGGCCATAGCAATGGGGAAAACAAAGAGGCAGAGAACGAGTCAGAGTTCTGCTAG